A genomic stretch from Pseudomonas mendocina includes:
- a CDS encoding FAD-binding oxidoreductase — MFKQSAQHIGTYYAGTFPGQIPLRPRLQQSLHCDVLIIGGGFSGLHTALRLALAGKKVALVEASRLAWAASGRNGGQALPGWSCDMPPFEKALGLEGARQLWDSMIWAANEMRELPERHGFDIDYRTGAIYCAVLPRRVRLLQESIEEATQKYDYQQLSFIPKEELPQWIASPRYLGAVHDAGAAHLNPLKLAHGLANALEAAGGQIFEQSKALDWQEHGNGYRVRCAEGEITCDVLVMACNAYVDRLDRDLAKRLLPVGSYQVATAPLDPELAQSLFPKGTCSIDTQFVPDYYRVTPDNRLLFGGGCTYLGGIPKDVPAATRPYLERVFPQLKGVQIDYGWGGHIDCTMYRTPHLGRSGQKYWLQGFSGHGVLPTLAAAKAISDAILGDDELLKLYERLPNPRFPGGDLLAAPIEAVGKAWYRLRDVI; from the coding sequence ATGTTCAAGCAGTCCGCTCAGCATATCGGCACCTACTACGCAGGCACTTTTCCTGGCCAGATACCGCTGCGCCCGCGCCTGCAACAAAGCCTGCACTGCGATGTCCTGATTATCGGTGGCGGTTTCAGCGGCCTGCACACAGCATTGCGCCTGGCCTTAGCCGGTAAAAAAGTTGCGTTGGTCGAAGCCAGCCGCCTGGCGTGGGCTGCGTCCGGGCGTAATGGCGGACAAGCGCTGCCAGGCTGGTCTTGCGACATGCCGCCATTCGAGAAAGCGCTGGGCTTAGAAGGTGCCCGCCAGCTCTGGGACAGCATGATCTGGGCCGCCAACGAAATGCGCGAGCTGCCTGAACGCCATGGTTTCGACATCGACTACCGCACCGGGGCCATATACTGCGCCGTCCTTCCACGTCGTGTGCGCCTGCTGCAAGAAAGCATCGAAGAAGCCACGCAAAAATACGACTATCAGCAACTGAGCTTCATTCCCAAAGAAGAGCTGCCACAGTGGATTGCCAGCCCGCGCTACTTGGGCGCCGTTCACGATGCCGGTGCTGCACACCTGAACCCACTGAAACTGGCACACGGCCTGGCCAATGCACTGGAAGCCGCTGGCGGCCAGATCTTCGAACAATCTAAAGCCCTTGATTGGCAGGAGCACGGCAACGGATACCGCGTACGCTGCGCCGAGGGTGAAATTACCTGCGATGTACTGGTCATGGCCTGCAACGCCTATGTCGACCGCCTCGACCGCGACCTGGCCAAACGCCTGCTGCCAGTCGGCTCCTATCAGGTCGCGACCGCGCCATTGGACCCGGAACTGGCGCAATCCCTATTCCCAAAAGGCACCTGCAGCATCGACACCCAGTTTGTACCGGATTACTACCGCGTCACCCCTGACAACCGCCTGCTGTTCGGCGGTGGCTGCACTTACCTCGGCGGTATTCCTAAAGATGTGCCAGCGGCTACCCGGCCCTATCTGGAACGTGTTTTCCCGCAGCTCAAAGGCGTGCAGATCGACTATGGCTGGGGCGGCCATATCGACTGCACCATGTACCGCACTCCGCATCTCGGCCGCAGCGGTCAAAAGTATTGGCTGCAAGGTTTCTCTGGCCATGGCGTATTGCCAACGTTGGCAGCGGCCAAGGCCATCAGCGACGCCATTCTGGGCGACGACGAATTGCTCAAGCTGTATGAGCGCCTGCCAAACCCACGCTTCCCAGGCGGCGACCTGCTCGCAGCACCGATCGAAGCAGTCGGCAAAGCCTGGTATAGACTGCGCGACGTGATCTGA
- a CDS encoding diguanylate cyclase: MSNSPATEVDLQQRLQQLNDSFARRVAQELPAIGNLGERLLHCNDPKQQYEYLLSVRDQLHKLAGSAGTFGFITLGEHARELEKKADRWLQSLRTDGNTLHEFSLSLIEMTSRQYKPEGNQSIVSQANKTPRDTSARRIYILEDQREIGESMCLTLNSFGYQAKHFFTIDKLDEALNEQPPDALIVDINLPNEPITGLQYAATLQQRQDEPLPLLVITTQDDFATHLAAVRVGAMGFFRKPVDIPQLENRLERCFSQQQGEPYRVLIIDDDRELASRYSLILRDANMRVEMLHEPEQIFATMSSFNPEVILLDVSMPGCTGPELAQIIRLDDDWLRVPIVYLSAETDISRQMNALIKAGDDFLSKPISDNALVAAVFSRAQRARLLSNALSRDSLTGLLKHADIKEQVALEQERAHRSGKPASVAMLDIDFFKKVNDTYGHAAGDNVIRALANLLRQRLRRIDSLGRYGGEEFLVVLPDCNAEQARLVIDEIRQRFAELQFTAAEQHFSVTLSAGICSTEQGVAEPSELLDRADKALYQAKNSGRNRVC; encoded by the coding sequence ATGAGTAACTCCCCCGCCACAGAGGTGGATCTGCAACAGCGCCTGCAACAGCTCAACGACAGTTTTGCCCGGCGCGTGGCACAAGAGTTACCCGCTATTGGCAACTTAGGCGAGCGCTTGCTGCACTGCAATGACCCCAAGCAGCAATACGAATACCTGCTGAGTGTTCGCGACCAGCTGCATAAACTCGCTGGCAGCGCCGGTACCTTTGGTTTTATCACCTTGGGCGAACATGCCCGCGAGCTCGAGAAGAAGGCTGACCGCTGGCTGCAATCCTTACGCACTGACGGCAACACGTTGCACGAATTCAGCCTTAGTCTGATTGAAATGACCTCCAGGCAATACAAGCCCGAGGGCAACCAGAGTATTGTCAGCCAGGCCAACAAAACGCCACGGGACACCAGTGCACGGCGCATCTACATCCTCGAAGACCAGCGTGAAATCGGCGAAAGCATGTGCCTTACGCTCAATAGCTTCGGTTATCAGGCCAAGCACTTCTTCACCATCGACAAATTAGATGAAGCGCTGAATGAACAACCGCCAGACGCCCTGATCGTCGATATCAACCTGCCCAACGAACCCATCACAGGCCTGCAATATGCAGCCACGCTCCAACAACGCCAGGATGAACCCCTGCCGCTGCTGGTGATTACCACGCAGGATGACTTCGCCACGCACTTGGCCGCGGTACGGGTCGGTGCCATGGGCTTTTTCCGCAAGCCGGTGGATATTCCGCAGCTGGAGAACCGCCTAGAACGTTGCTTCTCGCAACAGCAGGGTGAGCCTTACCGGGTTTTGATCATTGATGATGACCGCGAACTGGCCTCACGCTACAGCCTGATTCTCCGTGACGCCAACATGCGTGTGGAAATGCTCCATGAGCCCGAGCAGATTTTCGCCACCATGAGCAGCTTCAACCCCGAGGTCATCCTCCTCGACGTCAGCATGCCGGGCTGTACTGGGCCCGAGCTGGCGCAAATCATCCGCCTGGATGATGACTGGTTGCGGGTGCCAATCGTTTACCTCTCAGCCGAAACTGACATCAGTCGCCAAATGAATGCCCTGATCAAAGCGGGAGATGATTTCCTCAGCAAGCCGATCTCAGATAACGCCTTGGTTGCCGCCGTATTCTCCCGCGCACAGCGAGCCCGCTTACTCAGTAACGCCCTGTCCCGCGACAGCCTGACCGGTTTGCTTAAGCACGCGGATATCAAAGAGCAAGTCGCCCTGGAGCAAGAACGCGCCCACCGCTCAGGCAAACCCGCCAGTGTGGCCATGCTCGATATCGACTTCTTCAAGAAGGTCAACGATACCTATGGCCATGCAGCGGGCGATAACGTCATCCGTGCGTTGGCCAACCTCCTTCGCCAGCGTCTGCGCCGTATCGACAGCCTCGGCCGTTACGGTGGAGAAGAGTTTCTGGTGGTTCTGCCTGATTGCAATGCTGAGCAGGCACGGCTGGTTATTGACGAGATCCGACAACGCTTTGCCGAGCTACAGTTCACCGCCGCCGAGCAGCATTTTTCAGTCACCCTCAGCGCCGGTATTTGCTCAACTGAACAAGGTGTGGCCGAGCCCAGCGAACTACTAGACCGCGCCGATAAAGCCCTTTATCAAGCCAAAAACAGCGGCAGGAATAGAGTCTGCTGA